In Ferribacterium limneticum, a genomic segment contains:
- the sdhC gene encoding succinate dehydrogenase, cytochrome b556 subunit: MAEMTIKKRPKNLDLTTIKLPLPGKVSILHRVSGAGLFLCIPVLLWLFGASLGSPESFATFKSIAGMLPVKVILAGLLWSFVHHFCAGIRFLLLDLHVGIEKEAARKSAGVVLAVSIPLTLILWGVLL; encoded by the coding sequence ATGGCAGAAATGACCATCAAGAAACGTCCAAAAAACTTGGACTTGACTACAATAAAGTTGCCGCTGCCGGGCAAGGTTTCAATTCTTCATCGTGTCAGCGGTGCGGGCTTGTTTCTTTGTATCCCGGTGTTGCTCTGGCTCTTCGGCGCCAGTTTGGGCTCCCCTGAAAGTTTTGCTACCTTCAAGTCGATTGCTGGAATGTTGCCTGTCAAGGTGATTCTGGCTGGTCTTCTTTGGTCATTTGTTCATCACTTCTGTGCTGGCATCCGCTTCTTGTTGCTCGATCTGCATGTCGGTATCGAGAAAGAGGCTGCTCGCAAATCGGCGGGTGTCGTCCTTGCTGTCAGCATTCCGCTGACCCTGATTCTCTGGGGGGTGTTGCTGTGA
- a CDS encoding GntR family transcriptional regulator, with product MTRDASRPAPRLSSPTFSPLYRQIKDFLIRSLEEGEWGPGDAIPSEGELATRFNVSQGTVRKAIDEMAAENMLVRRQGKGTFVATHSDPRSFYRFLRLVPDDGKAAHAVSDPFFCETIDATPEVAAVLGLQAGDKVVHVKRLLRFSGEPVVFDQIYLVADLFNGLTLEGLRGGERSLYSLFESDFGVRMIHAEERLRAVGADAQSAGMIGVPFGEPLLLVERTAYTYGNKPVEWRRGLYYTRQHYYRNDLG from the coding sequence ATGACTCGTGACGCCTCTCGTCCTGCTCCCCGCCTAAGTTCTCCAACTTTCAGTCCCCTCTATCGCCAGATCAAGGATTTCTTGATTCGTAGCCTGGAGGAGGGTGAGTGGGGTCCGGGCGATGCAATACCGAGTGAAGGGGAGTTGGCAACGCGATTCAACGTTAGTCAGGGGACGGTGCGCAAGGCTATTGACGAAATGGCCGCCGAAAATATGTTGGTTCGGCGTCAGGGTAAAGGTACGTTTGTCGCAACGCATAGCGACCCGCGTTCCTTTTATCGTTTCCTGAGGCTGGTGCCAGATGATGGCAAGGCGGCACATGCAGTCAGCGATCCGTTCTTTTGCGAAACCATCGATGCGACACCAGAGGTGGCTGCAGTCCTCGGTTTGCAGGCGGGCGACAAAGTGGTTCACGTCAAGCGTCTGCTGCGTTTCAGTGGCGAGCCGGTGGTTTTTGATCAGATTTATCTGGTTGCTGACCTGTTCAACGGCTTGACACTTGAGGGCTTGCGCGGCGGTGAGCGTTCCCTGTATAGCCTGTTCGAAAGCGATTTTGGCGTGCGCATGATCCACGCTGAAGAACGCTTGCGCGCAGTTGGGGCGGATGCTCAAAGTGCGGGCATGATTGGTGTTCCTTTTGGGGAGCCTCTTCTGCTCGTTGAGAGAACGGCCTACACCTATGGCAATAAACCGGTGGAGTGGCGGCGTGGGCTTTATTACACGCGGCAGCACTACTACCGGAATGATCTGGGGTGA
- a CDS encoding malate dehydrogenase: protein MSKAPMRVAITGAAGQIGYSLLFRIASGEMLGKDQPVILQLLDLPQAQQAVKGVMMELEDCAFPLLAGMVATDDPNVAFKDADVCLLVGARPRTKGMERADLLTANGAIFTVQGKAIAENANENVKVLVVGNPCNTNAFIAAAAAKKVGRTNPNNYHGMLRLDHNRALSQLANKIGRPVASLKKLVVWGNHSPTMYADYRNTTSNGDSVKALINDHAWNNDVFLPTVGKRGAAIIEARGLSSAASAANAAIDHIRDWVLGSDEWVTLGVPSDGSYGIPAGIVFGFPCECKGGSFKIIQGLEIDEYSREKINFTLKELTDEAEAVKDML, encoded by the coding sequence ATGTCCAAAGCCCCCATGCGCGTTGCCATTACCGGCGCCGCCGGCCAGATCGGTTATAGCCTGCTGTTCCGCATCGCCTCCGGCGAAATGCTCGGCAAAGACCAGCCGGTCATCCTTCAGTTGCTCGACTTGCCGCAAGCTCAGCAAGCCGTCAAGGGCGTCATGATGGAGCTGGAAGACTGCGCCTTCCCGCTGCTCGCCGGCATGGTTGCCACCGATGACCCGAATGTCGCCTTCAAGGATGCCGACGTCTGCCTGCTGGTTGGCGCCCGTCCGCGCACCAAGGGTATGGAACGCGCTGACCTGCTGACCGCCAATGGCGCCATCTTCACCGTTCAGGGCAAGGCCATCGCCGAGAACGCCAACGAGAACGTCAAGGTTCTGGTCGTCGGCAACCCCTGCAACACCAACGCCTTCATCGCCGCTGCTGCTGCCAAGAAGGTCGGCCGCACCAACCCGAACAACTACCACGGCATGCTGCGTCTGGACCACAACCGCGCCCTGTCGCAACTGGCCAACAAGATCGGCCGTCCGGTTGCTTCCCTGAAGAAGCTGGTCGTTTGGGGCAACCACTCCCCGACGATGTACGCCGACTACCGCAACACCACCTCCAATGGTGACAGCGTCAAGGCCCTGATCAACGATCACGCCTGGAACAACGACGTCTTCCTGCCGACCGTCGGCAAGCGCGGCGCTGCCATCATCGAAGCCCGCGGCCTGTCTTCGGCTGCTTCCGCTGCCAACGCCGCCATCGACCACATCCGTGACTGGGTGCTCGGTTCCGACGAATGGGTTACCCTGGGCGTGCCGTCTGACGGCTCCTACGGCATCCCGGCTGGTATCGTTTTCGGCTTCCCGTGCGAGTGCAAGGGTGGTTCGTTCAAGATCATCCAGGGTCTGGAAATCGACGAGTACAGCCGTGAGAAGATCAACTTCACGCTCAAGGAACTGACCGACGAAGCCGAAGCCGTCAAGGACATGCTGTAA
- a CDS encoding HpcH/HpaI aldolase/citrate lyase family protein has translation MRHPKAVLFSGEKPFPILPAVDHYAGSEKLMKKALQQQIELGPIFDITCDCEDGAHAGAEREHAEMAAGVIMSDDNHFNRVGARVHDVTHPHWRQDMEILVGIAGSRLPFITLPKPCSAGDVQVQIEALREIEQNFGVDRRIPVHVLIETHGALREVWEIAALPGVESLDFGLMDFVSGHHGAIPGSAMKSPGQFDHPLVARAKCEISAAGLACGVVPSHNVTTELKDIEYIRNDARRARQEFGYLRMWSIHPNQIVPIVEAMRPDFSEVQAAAEILIAAQDKDWGPIQHDGKLHDRASYRYYWELLDRAHVTGMDIPTAARIRFFA, from the coding sequence ATGCGCCATCCGAAAGCAGTTCTTTTTTCCGGCGAGAAGCCCTTCCCCATCCTGCCCGCTGTCGATCATTACGCCGGCTCCGAAAAGCTGATGAAGAAGGCGCTGCAGCAGCAGATTGAACTCGGCCCGATCTTCGACATCACTTGCGATTGCGAAGACGGCGCCCATGCCGGCGCCGAGCGTGAGCATGCAGAAATGGCAGCGGGCGTGATCATGAGCGACGACAACCATTTCAATCGTGTCGGCGCGCGCGTGCATGACGTCACCCATCCGCACTGGCGGCAGGACATGGAAATCCTGGTCGGCATTGCGGGTAGCAGACTCCCGTTCATCACCCTGCCCAAACCTTGCAGCGCCGGCGACGTCCAGGTGCAGATCGAAGCCTTGCGCGAAATTGAGCAGAATTTTGGCGTTGACCGCAGGATTCCGGTCCATGTACTGATCGAAACTCATGGTGCCTTGCGCGAAGTCTGGGAAATCGCCGCCCTGCCCGGCGTCGAGAGTCTCGATTTCGGCCTGATGGATTTCGTCTCCGGCCACCACGGCGCCATCCCTGGTAGTGCAATGAAAAGTCCCGGCCAGTTCGATCACCCGCTGGTCGCCCGTGCCAAGTGCGAGATCAGCGCCGCTGGGCTGGCCTGCGGTGTCGTGCCATCACACAATGTGACTACAGAGCTGAAAGACATCGAATACATCCGCAACGATGCCCGGCGCGCCCGACAGGAATTCGGCTATCTACGCATGTGGAGCATCCACCCGAACCAGATCGTGCCCATCGTCGAAGCCATGCGCCCCGATTTCTCCGAAGTCCAGGCTGCCGCCGAGATCCTGATCGCCGCCCAGGACAAGGATTGGGGCCCGATCCAGCATGATGGCAAGCTGCACGACCGGGCTTCTTATCGCTACTACTGGGAGTTGCTCGACCGCGCCCACGTGACGGGAATGGACATTCCGACGGCAGCGAGGATTCGCTTTTTTGCCTGA
- a CDS encoding tRNA pseudouridine(65) synthase TruC: MLPILYRDEQIVVIDKPPGLLVHRSEIDRHETRFVIQILRNQIDQYVWPAHRLDRGTSGVLLFGLSKEIASQLGRQFEAGTVEKRYLAVVRGYPPESGSIDHALSRQRDAYEFQGERSSTEAQSALTHFRKLAEIELPIEVDRYPSSRYALLALEPVTGRRHQIRRHLKHIAHPIIGDATYGKGRHNRYFAEHLGCHRLLLACVGMSFNHPLDGRRLEIKAPVSGEFAATLALFGWPLKAN, encoded by the coding sequence CTGCTGCCCATCCTCTATCGTGACGAGCAGATCGTCGTCATCGACAAACCACCCGGTCTGCTCGTTCACCGCTCGGAAATCGACCGTCACGAAACGCGTTTTGTGATTCAAATCCTGCGCAACCAGATCGACCAGTACGTCTGGCCCGCCCACCGTCTTGACCGGGGCACCTCGGGCGTCTTGCTCTTCGGCCTGAGCAAGGAAATTGCCAGCCAGCTCGGCCGACAATTCGAAGCGGGAACGGTGGAGAAGCGCTATCTGGCCGTCGTCCGAGGTTACCCACCAGAATCGGGCAGCATAGACCACGCCCTATCCCGCCAACGCGACGCATACGAATTCCAGGGTGAACGGAGCAGCACCGAGGCGCAATCAGCACTAACGCACTTCCGGAAACTGGCTGAAATTGAACTGCCAATTGAGGTTGATCGCTATCCGAGCAGCCGCTACGCCCTGCTCGCACTCGAACCGGTCACCGGCCGCCGTCACCAGATCAGGCGCCACCTGAAACACATCGCCCACCCGATCATTGGCGATGCGACCTATGGCAAGGGACGACACAATCGTTACTTTGCCGAGCATCTCGGCTGCCATCGCCTGTTGCTGGCTTGTGTCGGCATGAGCTTCAACCATCCGCTCGATGGCCGGCGCCTGGAAATAAAAGCGCCAGTGTCCGGCGAATTCGCCGCCACACTGGCGCTTTTTGGCTGGCCCTTGAAGGCTAACTAG
- a CDS encoding CBS domain-containing protein: MPSRIISNIIAGQTVVSAAKESTVRSACSLMAQKRVGAMLVVENNRIVGIFTERDALNKVLAGNLDPDKTILSQVMVANPQTIRADKPLGYALQFMVDGGFRHVPVVDQNGAPLGMVSARDALGQDMVQLERDLKFREHLEENIA; encoded by the coding sequence ATGCCAAGTCGTATCATCAGCAACATCATCGCCGGCCAAACTGTCGTTTCGGCTGCCAAGGAAAGTACGGTCCGCTCAGCATGCAGTCTGATGGCCCAGAAGCGGGTTGGTGCCATGCTGGTCGTTGAGAACAATCGGATCGTCGGTATTTTTACCGAGCGGGATGCACTCAACAAGGTTCTGGCCGGCAATCTGGATCCGGATAAAACTATTTTGTCGCAGGTCATGGTCGCCAATCCGCAAACGATTCGTGCCGACAAGCCTCTGGGCTATGCCTTGCAATTCATGGTTGATGGCGGTTTCCGCCATGTGCCGGTGGTCGATCAGAATGGCGCGCCGCTGGGCATGGTTTCCGCTCGCGATGCCTTGGGTCAGGACATGGTCCAGCTTGAGCGCGACCTGAAATTCAGGGAGCATCTCGAGGAAAATATCGCCTAG
- a CDS encoding nitronate monooxygenase, whose protein sequence is MKRVDDFRLRLGKHELVPIMIGGMGVDISSADLAVEVARLGGVGHISDAMIKTVSDRRYKTKFVKDKLALYKYNVENEDKSSVKFDLGKLVEATRLHVEAAMSRKTGSGMIFINCMEKLTMNAPKETLKVRMEAAMDAGIEGITLAAGLHLGSFALIEEHPRFRDVQLGIIVSSVRALQLFLKKSLRTGRLPDYIVVEGPLAGGHLGFGMDWAKYDLATIVAEVMQFLKNEHLDIPVIPAGGIFTGSDATAFLEAGAAAVQVATRFTVSEECGLPDKVKQEYFKASEDDIEVNQISPTGYPMRMIKSSPGIGDGIRPNCEAYGYLLDANGKCAYVTSYNREVALHPEARKIAVMDKTCLCTHMRNFDIWTCGQLTYRLKDTTRKAADGSYQLLTAEHIFKDYQFSTEQKIALPE, encoded by the coding sequence ATGAAGCGTGTGGACGATTTCCGCTTGCGGCTTGGCAAGCACGAGCTAGTACCAATCATGATCGGCGGCATGGGAGTTGATATTTCGAGCGCCGATCTGGCCGTCGAGGTCGCCCGTCTGGGTGGCGTCGGCCACATCTCCGACGCGATGATCAAGACCGTGTCGGATCGTCGCTACAAGACCAAGTTCGTCAAGGACAAGCTCGCGCTTTACAAGTACAACGTCGAGAACGAAGACAAGTCATCGGTCAAGTTCGATCTCGGCAAGCTGGTTGAAGCCACCCGCCTGCACGTTGAAGCAGCCATGTCGCGCAAGACCGGCAGCGGCATGATCTTCATCAACTGCATGGAAAAGCTGACCATGAATGCGCCGAAAGAGACGCTCAAGGTCCGCATGGAAGCAGCGATGGATGCCGGTATCGAAGGCATTACGCTGGCGGCTGGCTTGCACCTTGGCTCCTTCGCGCTGATCGAAGAGCACCCGCGTTTCCGTGATGTCCAACTCGGCATCATCGTTTCCTCGGTGCGCGCCCTGCAGTTGTTCCTGAAAAAGAGCTTGCGCACCGGTCGCCTGCCCGACTACATCGTCGTCGAAGGCCCGCTGGCCGGCGGTCACCTCGGCTTCGGCATGGACTGGGCGAAGTACGATCTGGCGACCATCGTCGCCGAAGTGATGCAGTTCCTGAAGAACGAGCACCTCGATATTCCGGTCATTCCAGCCGGCGGTATTTTTACCGGTTCCGATGCGACGGCCTTTCTCGAGGCCGGTGCCGCTGCTGTCCAGGTGGCGACCCGCTTCACCGTTTCCGAAGAATGCGGCCTGCCGGACAAGGTCAAGCAGGAATACTTCAAGGCCAGCGAAGACGACATCGAGGTCAACCAGATTTCGCCGACCGGCTACCCGATGCGCATGATCAAGAGCAGCCCGGGCATCGGCGACGGCATCCGCCCGAACTGCGAAGCCTACGGCTACCTGCTCGACGCCAACGGCAAGTGCGCCTACGTCACGTCCTACAATCGCGAAGTGGCTTTGCATCCCGAAGCCCGCAAGATTGCGGTGATGGACAAGACCTGCCTGTGTACCCACATGCGCAACTTCGACATCTGGACCTGCGGTCAACTGACCTACCGGCTCAAGGACACGACGCGCAAGGCAGCCGATGGCAGCTATCAGCTGCTGACCGCTGAACACATCTTCAAGGACTATCAGTTCAGCACTGAACAGAAGATCGCCTTGCCGGAATAA
- a CDS encoding NnrS family protein produces the protein MRFSTHPFWLVGFRPFFTLACLAGMILPVAWALIFSGAIEAPVASFSSVQWHAHEMFFGFGWAVLGGFLLTSTKNWVNIRGYHGPALALLAAAWIIERIGMTFGGSWPKALFLLSNNLFLGSIVAMLLWTLIRHRETDSYRDNAFFLVMLPGFLLAKYLMLEGGEFPAGYSMAMALFRLAFLVMLERTLTGFMKAAFQAQILRHPALDMAIKLLGLVLVLEFALPRPLTAAISLTLAALLAIRFFYWKPQLAFKRLDIGVMYIGYLCIVAQLLIEALGHVMSFVWVGSVSVHLFTFGTMGLVIPGMIIRISKGHTGRKVVFDRADKLVLVIMLFALVARIVVPQFAPASYLGWIHLSATCWFVAFSILAWRYIPILLQPRIDGREH, from the coding sequence ATGCGTTTCTCAACTCACCCGTTCTGGCTGGTCGGATTTCGACCTTTCTTCACGCTGGCCTGCCTGGCCGGGATGATCCTGCCGGTCGCCTGGGCACTGATCTTCAGTGGCGCCATTGAAGCGCCGGTGGCCAGCTTCAGCTCCGTCCAGTGGCACGCCCATGAAATGTTCTTCGGCTTCGGCTGGGCGGTGCTCGGCGGCTTCCTGCTCACCTCGACCAAGAACTGGGTCAATATCCGCGGCTACCACGGCCCGGCGCTCGCACTGCTAGCCGCCGCCTGGATCATCGAGCGGATCGGCATGACCTTTGGCGGAAGCTGGCCGAAAGCCCTGTTCCTGCTGAGCAACAATCTCTTTCTCGGCAGCATCGTTGCCATGCTGCTGTGGACGCTGATCCGCCATCGCGAGACGGACAGCTACCGCGACAACGCCTTTTTCCTCGTCATGTTGCCCGGCTTTCTGCTGGCCAAATACCTCATGCTCGAAGGTGGCGAATTTCCCGCCGGCTACAGCATGGCCATGGCCCTCTTCCGCCTGGCCTTTCTGGTCATGCTCGAACGGACGCTGACCGGTTTCATGAAGGCGGCCTTCCAGGCGCAGATCCTGCGCCATCCGGCGCTGGACATGGCGATCAAGCTGCTCGGCCTTGTGCTGGTGCTGGAATTTGCCCTGCCCCGGCCGCTAACCGCCGCCATCTCGCTAACCCTCGCCGCCCTGCTCGCCATCCGCTTTTTCTACTGGAAGCCACAACTGGCGTTCAAGCGGCTCGACATCGGCGTCATGTACATCGGCTACCTGTGCATCGTCGCCCAACTGTTGATCGAAGCGCTCGGCCACGTCATGAGCTTTGTCTGGGTCGGCTCGGTGTCCGTCCATCTGTTCACCTTCGGCACCATGGGCCTGGTCATTCCGGGCATGATCATCCGCATTTCCAAGGGCCACACCGGGCGCAAGGTCGTCTTCGACCGCGCTGACAAGCTCGTGCTGGTCATCATGCTCTTTGCCCTGGTTGCCCGCATCGTCGTCCCGCAATTTGCCCCGGCCAGCTATCTCGGCTGGATACACCTGTCGGCGACTTGCTGGTTCGTCGCCTTCAGCATCCTCGCCTGGCGCTACATTCCGATTCTGCTCCAGCCGCGCATCGACGGTCGCGAGCACTAA
- a CDS encoding antibiotic biosynthesis monooxygenase family protein produces MFLAMNRFRIALGKEDDFVAHWRNRNSYLSEVPGFVSFNLLRGDTNEERTLFASHTVWDSEQSFADWTQSDAFRKAHMQAGQSPRDFYLGPPQLELFEAVL; encoded by the coding sequence ATGTTTCTCGCCATGAACCGTTTTCGCATCGCCCTCGGCAAGGAGGACGATTTCGTCGCCCACTGGCGCAACCGCAACAGCTACCTCAGCGAGGTGCCCGGTTTCGTCTCCTTCAACCTGTTGCGCGGCGATACCAACGAAGAGCGCACGCTGTTCGCCTCGCACACCGTCTGGGACTCGGAGCAATCCTTTGCTGACTGGACGCAGTCGGACGCCTTCCGCAAGGCGCACATGCAGGCCGGCCAGTCGCCGCGCGATTTCTACCTCGGCCCGCCGCAACTGGAGTTGTTCGAAGCCGTGCTTTAG
- a CDS encoding tetratricopeptide repeat protein: protein MNAFDNDDKLDFGQLPPAVDHLLQQGVAAHFTHPELAENAFLTALAMAPDALPAHRCLVKHYNRCRQFDKALSAAQGWLAAAADQAGLPDNWLLWQSAPGSALAALKALAFIHLRNGQPAKAEAAIKRVLALDPEDGVGGSVIAALIDETLLAV, encoded by the coding sequence ATGAACGCATTCGATAACGACGACAAACTCGATTTCGGCCAACTGCCGCCGGCCGTAGACCACCTGCTGCAACAAGGCGTTGCCGCCCATTTCACCCATCCGGAACTGGCCGAAAATGCTTTTCTGACCGCCCTCGCCATGGCCCCGGATGCGCTGCCGGCGCATCGCTGTCTGGTGAAACACTACAACCGCTGTCGGCAATTCGACAAGGCGTTGAGCGCCGCTCAAGGCTGGCTCGCAGCCGCCGCCGATCAGGCCGGCCTGCCGGACAACTGGCTGCTCTGGCAATCCGCCCCCGGCAGCGCGCTCGCCGCGCTCAAGGCCCTGGCCTTCATCCATCTGCGCAACGGCCAGCCGGCCAAGGCCGAAGCGGCTATCAAGCGCGTTCTGGCACTGGACCCCGAAGACGGCGTCGGCGGCTCGGTCATTGCAGCCTTGATCGACGAAACCCTGCTCGCTGTTTGA
- a CDS encoding AAA family ATPase, whose translation MKLQIDRRHIEPMMQSFPRLEFVREQLRFGNRVEVSFNQLEDGELDLLQSLYAAGDSELRARAAQIATLRQALHEGGRRFEAEELEMAVPAIARYLAENASRGWLFSAGITGKPLAYVVTRLDFTPPSEEETGKIFVELKANAKARLATATLRISGPDIAGRTIPEVFATKGFVKETPALLASYDEGVERYFDWRGQYGGQFSGTGVGYFAENPTATHRDTDYSRKDMIILSSTGSPARLVNDESILGERVLALDATGDIMAKFVRRVQRNSRLSGKEEAEIEETQAGIAKGLFTELPVHFYMLMFHLDLHHYVWVHVDDMEPYAYQPELKTKLVLPPEQTDLIDILTAEMDVLMDDIVSGKSGGTTVLCAGPPGVGKTLTAEVYSEIIRRPLYRVHSGQLGLNVAAMEVALKEVLTRAQRWGAVMLIDEADVYIKKRDDNITMNAVVGVFLRVLEYFNGLLFLTTNRVDDIDEAIVSRCIALIRFYPPDRVDRKKIWGVMAAQFGLNLPADLHDRLPDIFPKASGRDIKGLAKLVAKYCSQKALPPTEDVFRRCSMFRAMDQAEVAA comes from the coding sequence ATGAAGCTGCAAATCGACCGGCGGCACATCGAACCGATGATGCAGTCTTTTCCGCGACTGGAATTTGTGCGCGAGCAATTGCGCTTCGGCAATCGCGTCGAGGTCTCGTTCAACCAGCTTGAGGACGGCGAGCTCGATCTGCTGCAAAGCCTCTACGCGGCGGGCGATAGCGAATTGCGGGCGCGGGCGGCGCAGATCGCGACCTTGCGCCAGGCCTTGCACGAAGGCGGCCGTCGCTTCGAGGCCGAGGAGCTGGAGATGGCGGTGCCGGCCATCGCCCGTTATCTGGCCGAGAATGCCTCGCGCGGCTGGCTGTTTTCGGCCGGCATTACCGGCAAGCCGCTGGCCTACGTGGTGACGCGGCTCGACTTCACGCCGCCTTCCGAGGAGGAAACTGGCAAGATCTTCGTCGAGCTCAAGGCCAACGCCAAGGCGCGGCTGGCGACGGCTACGCTGCGCATTTCCGGTCCCGATATCGCCGGCCGGACCATCCCGGAAGTCTTTGCCACCAAAGGTTTCGTCAAGGAAACGCCGGCCTTGCTGGCCAGCTACGACGAAGGCGTCGAACGTTATTTCGACTGGCGCGGGCAGTACGGCGGGCAGTTTTCCGGGACCGGCGTCGGCTACTTTGCCGAGAACCCGACGGCGACCCACCGCGATACCGATTACTCACGCAAGGACATGATTATTTTGTCGTCCACGGGCAGCCCGGCGCGGCTGGTCAACGACGAGAGCATTCTCGGCGAACGCGTGCTGGCGCTCGATGCGACGGGCGACATCATGGCTAAGTTCGTCCGCCGCGTGCAGCGCAATTCGCGGCTGTCCGGCAAGGAGGAGGCGGAGATCGAGGAAACCCAGGCCGGCATCGCCAAGGGCCTGTTCACCGAACTGCCGGTGCACTTTTACATGCTGATGTTCCACCTCGACCTGCACCATTACGTCTGGGTGCACGTCGATGACATGGAACCCTATGCCTACCAGCCGGAACTCAAGACCAAGCTCGTCCTGCCGCCCGAACAGACCGATCTGATCGACATCCTGACCGCCGAGATGGACGTGCTCATGGACGACATCGTGTCAGGCAAGTCGGGTGGGACGACCGTGTTGTGCGCCGGGCCACCCGGCGTGGGCAAGACGCTGACGGCCGAGGTGTATTCCGAGATCATTCGGCGGCCGCTTTACCGCGTCCATTCGGGACAACTCGGGCTCAACGTCGCGGCCATGGAAGTGGCGCTCAAGGAAGTGCTGACCCGCGCCCAGCGCTGGGGGGCGGTCATGCTCATCGACGAGGCCGATGTTTACATCAAGAAGCGCGACGACAACATCACGATGAACGCCGTCGTCGGCGTGTTTTTGCGCGTGCTGGAGTATTTCAACGGGTTACTTTTCCTGACGACCAACCGCGTCGACGACATCGACGAGGCCATCGTCTCGCGCTGCATTGCGCTGATCCGTTTTTATCCGCCGGACCGCGTCGACCGCAAGAAGATCTGGGGCGTCATGGCGGCGCAGTTCGGACTGAATCTGCCGGCTGACCTGCACGACCGTTTGCCTGATATTTTCCCGAAAGCATCTGGCCGTGACATCAAGGGGCTGGCCAAGCTGGTGGCGAAATACTGCAGCCAGAAAGCCTTGCCGCCGACGGAGGACGTCTTCCGCCGCTGCTCGATGTTCCGGGCCATGGATCAGGCGGAGGTGGCGGCCTGA